TTTTACTTTGTTGCTGATATTACTtgctatttgtgtttttttcctctatttgaGTGTGTACTTTCCTGCAGGCACTACTAAAGATGCTTCCAAAGCATTATACTGTAGTTCAACTAACGTTTCTTGCTTCTGATTTTTATGAATGATGGACAGCTATAGACTGGCAAAAAGAATTTTAGTTAttgatttttccattctgttttttttcttcagaggagGATCTCAGAAGAGCAGCCCCTTCACCTTGTAAGTATAGGTTTAGCAGAACACCATGTTTTATATGTTTGATGCTATGTTTCTTATAGAGATGTTTTGGTTTAAGAAAAGCTAGTACaagtttgaaaatatatttttatgaaaattaaatgaaaattatgtTTAGTGTAGAATCTAACCAAGCGATGTATCTGTTTTATATACTGGTACAAGGAGATATCTGAATACAAGTTTCGTTATAAAACGCATAGTGttctaaaaagaatttttaatgcTGAGGCATTCAGGATGTTTGAGTTGTCTTCCTTGTTCAAATGTTTGTGGCTAGAGTGTTTTTCATTTCGACATATGAACAGATTTATGAATATATACATTCCAGTTAACACATATTGCTGATTAACTAGGAAACATGATTTTGAACTAGGGTCACCAGCAGCTAGCCCTCAGAGTAGCGACAACAGCGACACCCATCAGAGTGGAGGTAGTGATATTGAAATGGAGGATCAGCTTattaacagaacaaaacatGTACAACAACGACTTTCAGATACAGAGGTAAGCATGTTAAAGTTTAGTCTGTGAATTTTGTTGCTGAATTGCCTATTACAAGCTatggaaatatcttttttttcctgtactttttttcagaagttgaGCTGGTTTTGAGTTCCTTGAGTGAACAAATGTTGTGATGTGGTTTTGTGTGCATAAGTGGGGAATCTTTAGTTGTAATCCAAATCTTCTTGGTCAGATGCTGTAATGTGCtgaccagggaggtggtgggatcACTCTCCCgggaggtgttccagaaacATCTAGATGTTGTATTGAGGGACAttgtttagtgggaaatataGGTGGTAGGcggacagttggactggatgatcttgaaggtcttttctaaacttggtgattcagtgattctgtgcaATGACCACAGCCTATTATGAATTCCATCATACAAAAATTAAGTTCttaaatctgaatttttcaCAGAGCATTTTGTCATTGGCaatggaactgaaaaaaaaaaaaacctgaaaaaaatgaaagaaaactttaGGTCTGACACTGTAAAGGAAGAATAGTATTTGGATGATGATTGtcaattttgtattttcaatggtgttttgttttcccatcaatctggaaaaataaaataaaatcaggaatCCATGCAAGGAAGCTCTGATGAGACAGCAAACAGCGGTGAGGATGGCAGTAGTGGTCCTGGTAGTAGCAGTGGCCACAGTGATGGATCCAGTAATGAGGCCAACTCCAGTCATGCAAGCCAGTCTGCTGAAAGTCCTGGCAGCGAAGTGCAGTCTGAAGACATTGCAGATATTGAAGCTCTcaaagaggaggaggatgaagaagaagaagataGGAATCATAATTCCCATAAAAACAGTAGGAGCACAGATATACGAAGCAGGAAACTGGAATCACAGACAGACATTTGTCTGGGAGATTCACAGGGGGCATCGGAGAGGAGCAGTACAAATAATGGGACAGGAAAGGACCATGTTTTTAATGCTGACTCTGTAACTCCTGTGGATAATCGAATTAGAATACTGGATGCCTGTTCCCATGCTGAGGATGCAGACCATGACATGACAGGGGAAATGAGCACTGCTCGCATTTCGCAAGGGTCTCAAGATTCTTGTATAACACATACAGGAGACTTCCTTGGAGAAACTATTGGAAATGAATTATTTAACTGTCGACAGTTCATTGGTCCCCAGCATCACCaccatcatcaccatcatcatcatcatgaTGGGTAGGTAGCTTGACATTTCTCCTGATTTCTcctataaaagaaataaagatgttgGCGAAATATTCAAATCAGAAATTTGAATGGCTGTTTTGCTATACTCCAGGATAATTTTGTTTGCCAGGGATGATACTTATCACAGATAGTTCTAtagtaatttgttttgttaatgtGACTAGTTTTTTATCAAGTCTTTGTTTAAATAAGTAGAATAATATTGAATATAATGTTAAAGTTGTTCTGTAGAATGCTGTTATTTAACTAATGTTAAAGAAGTCAACACAGTCATGATGATAGACCTTTAATTTGTTTGTAGTTGTTTCTCaaatttatatgaaaatgtGTTATTCAGATGATTCAGCCTGATTTTGGTGGTAGAGAGATAACAGTTCACTTAAATTACTTTAATTGTGTATTGCAATACATGTATGAGCTATGCGTTGAATAAGTTGACTGCATAGTAATGCTTCAGTTTTTTTCTAGAAGATGCTTTAACTCTCATCTGATTAGTCTGCTGTGAAGAACTTACTTGATATTGTCAGTTTTAACGTTCCTCTTTTACAGGCATATGGTTGATGATATGCTCAGTGCAGATGATGTCAGTTGCAGTAGTTCTCAAGTCAGTGCGAAATCTGAGAAAAATATGGCTGACTTTGATGGGGAAGAGTCTGGCTGTGAAGAAGAGCTTGTACAGATTAATTCACATGCAGAGCTAACATCTCATCTTCAGCAGCATCTTCCCAACCTAGCCTCTATCTATCATGAACATCTTAGTCAAGGTAAgagtaataaaaaaacaaatgttgtcTGTACTTCTAGCTCAGTTTTGTATAATTTTAAAGTAGTCTCCAATAAATTTaatattcaaattattttaaccATACATGTGTTAATGTGTATAGAAAAGtagttttccaaagaaaacagtttcttctcaaatttgtttttgtatcaTGTTGGATACAActgtttagcttttttttcttcttctttaaatATCTACTGGAGCTTTTCAAACAAGGGCACTAGGAGGCTTGACAAGTTTTATTACAGGAAAGTGTtactgaaattacttttttttttttctccttgaaacCTGACTTTTCTTCTGGTGGGTGAATCTTTCCGTGATTTTATACGTTTATCATCTTAAATGAATTAACCATGGTGGACTTGAAAAGGCTAACTTCTGCAAAATGAGTTAAAATACAACTTGATATTTAGAGGAGCTTTCATGAAAGGGCATTTTATGCTATTTTTAACTTTGGCAAATCTTTTACTGTTCTTCATGGCATCTGAAACTACACCGTTTATGCAGCTTTGCAAGAATTGTGTTATCTTTACATATGCTTTTGTGGCAgctttgtttattgttttatcCACCTTTTAAATATAATGGAGAGAGGGATATGGTTAGTGAAGGGTTTGAAgtcttttgctgtttctcactGGTTCGGCAGAACCAAGTCTGCTTCTTCCAGCAGTCAGGAAGAGCTGTACTGTTTGTATCTTTTCCTGATACGTGGTTGAGTGTTTCTTTAGGCATAGTTTTTCTTGTTATCTGAAACTGAACTATTATTTTAGATCctgaaaattaagaaagatACCTGTTTTGGAGTGACATAGTAGGATATGCTGCCAAAACTTCCTAGTTAAAAGATGTTCTTAAAttggcaatttttttccatgtatattgtgctttttactgaaaattcaaattattatttGAGCACAAAGTCTTCAGCGCAGGTTATTTTTGACACAGTTTTTCACGTATAATTAACGTTCCACATAGTCTAGAATTCCAACTTGACTTTGCTGTTGAATGGAAATAATGTCAAGTAGCAGATAGATGAATGATGCCAGCTGTGACCACATGCAAGAAAGAAACATTATCACTGTTTATGAAAATATGACAAGTTTCTAAAATAATAAGCTTTAATACTCTATCgtataaaatttgtttttctgtttttagttAGACATACGATATATAAGTGTGAAAGCAATTTGTTGAAATGTGCTtatgtgctttttttgctttccaaagtAGTAGTAGTTAAAAAGATACCTTCCGTTAGTGCACAATGCTACAAAAAAGCTTAAGAAATGTTGATATGAACTAAAtctaattaaattaattaaatctaattaaatgaaaagagaattGCACCTGTATCTGCTAAGTAGTGTTTTTGTTGTACATGCACTATTTTGTTGCATGTAAATATTATCTTAACTGCCCTGCTGACTTCTTGCACTGTCATGATGTTTTGTCTTCTAAGAAATCATATGACAAAAAAGGTTGTGATTGTTATGTTGCTGTATGGACTTGAAAATAGCCAAATGTACAAATAAAGCATGTTGTTCATGCACAGAGGGAATAATGTTTAGATAGTTCCTTCTAGTTGTTCAGTAATGGTCTTTATATTTTGTTCAGGACCAGCAGTTCATAAACATCAATATAATAGCAGTGCAGTGACGGACATTAATTTGGATAATGTTtgtaagaaaggaaataccCTTCTGTGGGATCTGGTCCAGGATGAAGATGCAGTAAGTTGAATACCAGAAAAGAGtacttttttaaagaaaatagatatATGTTATTCAGTGACCTTTCTTTCTACTTGCTGTAGATTCATCTTTCTGAAGGGTTAATAAATGAAGCAGAGAAGCTGCTCTGTTCTTTAGTATGCTGGTTCACTGACAGACAGATTCGAATGAGGTTTATTGAAGGCTGCTTAGAAAATTTAGCAAATAACAGGTaactgaaattactttttttacatttatatatatttttttcaacatatGTGGGAAATCCAAGTTGAATATATCAGTTACTTAATATTGCAGGAAGGCAAGTTGAAACAGAAGTggaaatataaatgtattttttaagtgCTACAAATATGTCTAATGTcccatttttctgttctgtcagCATCCTGAATTTCTCAATTCTTGCATTTGTCTGTTCTCCCTTCTAGCAGAGGTCACTGGCTTGGTAAAATCAAGTCCACATCTTAAGCATTGAGTACAAAGTCAGATGCCTTAGTGTAAGCATTTGGAactgaatatttaaattttgcatttaaGTGACTGATGAACAGACAAGATTTTATACGTCAAGACTGTTATGGGAtttaatttctgtgaagaaGCAGCTAGAGGATGAAGATGTACCTTGGCCTTAATTCCTTTAATACCAGCCAGAATTGTAAGATTATACGGATAAAGACTGGCAAAAGGGTAATTCTGTTGATTCAGTTAGTCAGCTGCTGGAATAAGCACCTGCAGTGTTTCTTGTTACCTTTTCTCTAAGAACTGTATTTGTGAGATAATCTACAAGATACGGAAATACTAATAGCCACGTGAAGATATGAATTACAGACATGAAAGTTGACATCTACATACTGTTTATGCACTTCTTCAGTTTTTGCAGACAGTAGTCCTATAGTACACTCCATTGTTAATCTGCTTCAACTTTTTAAGGGAGATTGATTTCTATGCCCTTATCTGTTTGTagaaaaaacattcattttgctgaaatttCCAAAGATGTGTATTATGAACctcaaaaataagaatttaCCTTCTGAAATTCAGATACTTTTGAATAAGTGAAATGCATACTGTTTTATGTCAATACTTCTCTGACAGTTCTTTGTGTAAGGTATGATACATAAACAAATTCAAGTTCACGTACAGAAAACTGGTAAAACTTCATGCTggtattttcaaatattttcagttagcATTGCTGCTCATTGAACAGGAGTTTCACAAAGTAATTCTAATGCTACTTTAATTCCATAACAGTCATATTAGAGtcatcctttctctctcctttagATCAGTAGTAGTTTCACTTCGTCTTCTTCCAAAGTTATTTGGTACGTTTCAGCAATTTGGGAGCAGTTATGATACACATTGGATAACAATGTAAGTAGATTTCCTACAAACACACTAAAACAACAGAAGTAATAACATTTAGGTGACTGCTTTGATGCTTGCTCTTCTAGTGTGGTCCAAACTAGTAATGACCTAAGATGAAAATGTGTCAGATATCTGGCATAAGTATATAAATTTGTCTAATCAGGTCTAGTTTTATTCCTCATAAGTACTGCTGTTTTAACTAAGATGAAGACTtacttatttttactattttcccCCAAGCTCAGTCAATATCTTGTCAGACAGTACTAGACATGCAGTAACAGTGTACGTAAAATGTTGTAGTAAATTGAACCCTTAAATCCCTCAAGGGCAGAGAGGTCTTGACAGAATAAAGGCCTGGGCTGGGGGTTACAGTTGGTGGCAAGTTGAATGTGAATTGACATTGTGTCCTTGAGTCAAAATGACTTCCCATACCCTGGGggcaccaggcccagcactaCCAGCTAGATGAGTGGAGGAGTTGtcacctctgctctgtgctgggtggCCTTACCTCCAGCACAGGTACGTGCAGGTTTGGGCATCAGAGTGTAAGAAGGGCATAAAACTGCTAGAGTGTTTAAGAGAAATGTGATTAGAAAAGGAAGGGTCTGGAGGGAAAAGGGTGTGAGAAGTGGCTGAAGTTCTTTGATTTGTTCTgtccagagcagagcaggctgagggggGAGGCCTCTGGCAGTTGCAGCTCCTACAGGAAGCAGAGGGGCACTGcggagctctgctctctggggTCAGTGACAAggcctgagggaatggcattGAGCTGTGAGCTGTGTCAGGAGAAGGCCAAGGGAAGGTGAAGGAAAGGCTCTGCTACAGGGGGCAGGGGTATGGAACAGGCTGCAGGGCGAcgggcacagccctgagctgctggagctcagggagcattGGGAGAAGGCTCTCATATGTAGGGTTTGGGTTTTaagtggtgctgtgtggagccaggagttgatCTCAGTGATTCAtccttgtaggtcctttccaaatgAAGGATATTTTATGAATCAATATTTCTGTTGTGATTGTATATCAAATGCTTCTAAGTATCAAACTAAGTAAGAAGCTCTTTGAAGTGTGAAAGTATGTCATGTAGCATTCCTTATTAGGATAAACAGCTAGTTCAACTATTGAGAATTACTGGGTAATGCTACTACTTCTATCAGCATTATTTCTTGGTATTTTTGATATGGCATTGAAATATCTGTCCAGTTCTGCTTTTTGGCTTAGACTTCTGCTGAATATGGGCCTTCAGGAACAGTTTAGGAACAAGGGCTGGAAAGGTACTGTTCTCTGTCAAGCCTGTGCCTGACCTCAATAACTCTGTTTTGGAGTCTTGtggatgaaaaggaaaaatggggtgctgtagtgaaaaaaaaactttttaatttatGGTAGATGGagaatgcaaaattaaatttgttcttgtgtatgtgtatgtttCTGAAAAGCTGTCTATTTTCTGTAGCTATTTTGGTAGTTTTTAAGCAgaccataacactttctgcctTCTAAATTTACACAGGTGGGCAGAAAAGGAACTTAACATGATGAAACTTTTCTTTGATAATTTGGTACACTACATCCAGGCAGTCAGGGAGGGACGACATAAATATGCATTGTAAGTACACAAATGAATGTGTTTggtattttatgattttaaacatcttttactgcttttcttctgatgtttttgagaacttttatttacttaaggaaaaaaagtatctaATACCTAGATACTAGATactagaaagaaattctttacagtgaAGATGttgagacactggcacagttATCCAGCAAGGTTTttgaatgccccctccctggaagcattcagggccagactggatggagctttgagtgacctggtctagagggaggtgtctcTGTTTATagtaggggggttggaactcgatgACTAGGTGCCTTCCAGccaaaaccattctatgatttagtaATACTATGTTGCACTGTTTGTATATGATGCAATATTAGTATGTACATAACCTGGCATGTAAAATTTGCAGGACACATAGAACTGAGTAAAACTATATGAAGCCCAaacttctatgattctatagtgACTTTAAAACGCTTAGACAGGGAAAGAcctataaaaaataattagatataaaatatttcttttttacttta
This genomic stretch from Meleagris gallopavo isolate NT-WF06-2002-E0010 breed Aviagen turkey brand Nicholas breeding stock chromosome 2, Turkey_5.1, whole genome shotgun sequence harbors:
- the LOC100546324 gene encoding ubiquitin carboxyl-terminal hydrolase 34-like, with the protein product MLIKALWNNALAAKAQLSKQSSFASLLSTNLPIGNKKEEDLRRAAPSPWSPAASPQSSDNSDTHQSGGSDIEMEDQLINRTKHVQQRLSDTEESMQGSSDETANSGEDGSSGPGSSSGHSDGSSNEANSSHASQSAESPGSEVQSEDIADIEALKEEEDEEEEDRNHNSHKNSRSTDIRSRKLESQTDICLGDSQGASERSSTNNGTGKDHVFNADSVTPVDNRIRILDACSHAEDADHDMTGEMSTARISQGSQDSCITHTGDFLGETIGNELFNCRQFIGPQHHHHHHHHHHHDGHMVDDMLSADDVSCSSSQVSAKSEKNMADFDGEESGCEEELVQINSHAELTSHLQQHLPNLASIYHEHLSQGPAVHKHQYNSSAVTDINLDNVCKKGNTLLWDLVQDEDAIHLSEGLINEAEKLLCSLVCWFTDRQIRMRFIEGCLENLANNRSVVVSLRLLPKLFGTFQQFGSSYDTHWITMWAEKELNMMKLFFDNLVHYIQAVREGRHKYALYSHSAEVQVRLQFLTCVFSTLGSPDHFRLSLEQVDILWYCLVEDSECYDDALHWFLNQVRSKDQHAMGMETYKHLFLEKMPQLKPETISMTGLNLFQHLCNLARLATSTYDGGSNSELCGMDQFWGIALRAQSGDVSRAAIQYINSYYINGKTGLEKEQEFISKCMESLMIASSNLEQDSHSSLTVIERGLLMLKTHLEAFRRRFAYHLRQWQIEGTGISSHLKALCDKQSLPLRIVCQPAGLPDKMTIEMYPSDQVADLRAEVTHWYENLQKEQINQQAQLQEFGQSSRKGDFPGGLMGPVRMISSGHELTTDYDEKTLHELGFKDMQVLQMYRYQSFKEVA